The Pan troglodytes isolate AG18354 chromosome 1, NHGRI_mPanTro3-v2.0_pri, whole genome shotgun sequence genome includes a region encoding these proteins:
- the LOC735937 gene encoding late cornified envelope protein 3E: MSCQQNQKQCQPPPKCPSPKCPPKSPVQCLPPASSGCAPSSGGCGPSSEGGCFLNHHRRHHQCRRQRSDSCDRGSGQQGGGSGCCHGSGGCC; the protein is encoded by the coding sequence ATGTCCTGCCAGCAGAACCAGAAGCAGTGCCAACCCCCACCCAAGTGCCCCTCACCCAAGTGTCCCCCAAAGAGCCCAGTACAGTGTCTGCCTCCAGCTTCCTCTGGCTGTGCCCCAAGCTCTGGGGGCTGTGGCCCTAGCTCCGAGGGTGGCTGCTTCCTGAACCACCACAGGCGCCACCATCAATGCCGGCGCCAGAGGTCCGACTCCTGTGACAGGGGCAGTGGTCAGCAAGGCGGGGGCTCTGGCTGCTGCCACGGTTCTGGGGGCTGCTGCTGA